Proteins encoded by one window of Enterococcus saccharolyticus subsp. saccharolyticus:
- a CDS encoding FusB/FusC family EF-G-binding protein: MNPIIQPYQYFAIQKQVQYLINSYHSVNDRETIQTIQAVTMEKIDEIIPEKYPEIEALKTFILDKSLTRAKTDSYFDTLKECVISFKQPSNKQIEKAFRKTKKLKIPAWETLDLREHSYIGWNDPGSQKKFILYYQEEKLQGISGQLSPTILKNVCSICQKVSNVSMFLATTKTSGDGTYTKKGNYICADSEQCNHQLHDISSFYTFINQMK; this comes from the coding sequence ATGAACCCAATAATCCAACCATATCAATATTTTGCTATTCAAAAGCAAGTCCAATATCTTATTAACTCGTATCATTCTGTTAATGATCGTGAAACAATTCAAACGATTCAAGCCGTTACGATGGAGAAAATCGATGAAATTATTCCAGAAAAATATCCAGAAATTGAAGCATTAAAAACGTTTATTTTGGATAAGTCACTGACACGAGCGAAAACGGATAGTTATTTTGACACGTTAAAGGAATGTGTCATTTCTTTTAAGCAGCCATCAAATAAACAAATTGAAAAAGCTTTTAGAAAAACTAAAAAATTAAAAATTCCAGCGTGGGAAACTCTTGATTTACGAGAACATTCTTACATTGGTTGGAATGATCCCGGTAGTCAAAAGAAGTTTATTTTATACTATCAAGAAGAGAAATTACAGGGAATTTCAGGACAATTAAGTCCGACTATCCTAAAAAATGTCTGTTCGATTTGTCAAAAAGTCTCAAATGTGTCGATGTTTTTGGCAACTACCAAAACAAGTGGTGATGGTACGTATACCAAAAAAGGAAACTATATCTGTGCGGATAGTGAGCAATGCAATCATCAACTGCATGATATTAGTTCATTTTATACGTTTATCAATCAAATGAAATAG
- the ychF gene encoding redox-regulated ATPase YchF, giving the protein MALTAGIVGLPNVGKSTLFNAITKAGAEAANYPFATIDPNVGMVEVPDWRLQRLTELVNPKKTVPTTFEFTDIAGIVKGASKGEGLGNQFLSHIRQVDAICHVVRCFDDENIMREQNREADFVDPLADIDTINLELILADLDSVNKRYTRVAKIAKTKDKDALAELAILDKIKPVLEEGLSARTIEFTQEEEKIVKTLFLLTTKPVLYVANVSEDEVADADSNEYVKQVREFAKSENAEVIIVSARAEEEIAELDEEDKVEFLEALGIEESGLDQLIRAAYDLLGLATYFTAGEQEVRAWTFRKGIKAPQAAGIIHSDFERGFIRAETVSFEDLDKYGNMQAAKEAGRVRLEGKEYIVQDGDVMLFRFNV; this is encoded by the coding sequence ATGGCATTAACAGCTGGAATCGTTGGTTTACCGAACGTAGGAAAATCAACTTTATTTAACGCGATTACAAAAGCTGGTGCAGAAGCAGCAAACTATCCTTTTGCAACAATTGACCCTAACGTAGGAATGGTAGAAGTACCCGACTGGCGTTTGCAACGATTAACAGAATTGGTGAATCCAAAGAAAACTGTGCCAACCACATTTGAATTTACTGATATCGCAGGTATTGTAAAAGGTGCTAGTAAAGGTGAAGGATTAGGAAATCAATTCTTAAGCCATATTCGTCAAGTAGATGCCATCTGTCACGTTGTTCGTTGTTTTGATGATGAAAATATTATGCGTGAACAAAACCGTGAAGCCGATTTTGTTGATCCATTAGCGGATATTGATACCATCAATTTAGAGTTGATTTTAGCTGATTTAGATTCAGTCAATAAACGTTATACACGTGTTGCCAAGATTGCGAAAACAAAAGATAAAGATGCCTTAGCTGAATTAGCAATCTTGGATAAAATCAAACCTGTCTTAGAAGAAGGATTGTCTGCACGTACGATTGAATTCACTCAAGAAGAAGAAAAAATCGTGAAAACATTGTTCTTATTAACAACAAAACCAGTGTTATATGTAGCCAATGTTTCTGAAGATGAAGTCGCTGATGCTGACAGCAATGAGTATGTGAAACAAGTTCGTGAATTTGCGAAAAGTGAAAATGCGGAAGTGATTATCGTAAGTGCACGTGCCGAAGAAGAAATTGCCGAATTAGATGAAGAAGACAAAGTAGAATTCTTGGAAGCTTTAGGAATTGAAGAATCTGGATTGGATCAATTAATTCGCGCGGCATATGATTTATTAGGTTTAGCAACATACTTTACAGCTGGTGAACAAGAAGTACGTGCATGGACGTTCCGTAAAGGAATTAAAGCACCTCAAGCAGCAGGGATCATCCATTCTGACTTTGAACGTGGTTTTATCCGCGCTGAAACAGTCTCTTTTGAAGACTTAGATAAATATGGCAACATGCAAGCTGCTAAAGAAGCTGGACGTGTGCGTTTAGAAGGAAAAGAATATATTGTACAAGATGGCGATGTTATGTTATTCCGCTTTAATGTATAA
- a CDS encoding nitroreductase family protein — protein MVTVSEAIVECRTSKKSLSKEVPQALIYELLEKACFAPFHKREPWQAKIITTDEEKEFLYNEVIKRYEENGIIHDEASREKMTKKMTNLLKNAPATILFAREIIPENPRLDSDSIQATAALIQNFSLLAYEVGLVGFWVSSKFVMDQELAKRLGFPENYELIANYRLGYPDPEVKKNKAKRTDVKTWATPLL, from the coding sequence ATGGTTACAGTAAGTGAAGCAATTGTGGAATGTCGCACATCGAAAAAAAGTTTAAGTAAAGAAGTACCGCAAGCATTGATTTATGAACTATTAGAAAAAGCCTGCTTTGCGCCTTTTCATAAACGTGAACCTTGGCAAGCAAAGATTATTACAACGGATGAAGAAAAAGAGTTTTTATATAATGAAGTAATTAAACGATATGAAGAGAATGGCATCATTCATGATGAGGCAAGTCGGGAAAAAATGACAAAAAAGATGACGAATCTCTTAAAAAATGCGCCAGCAACGATTCTTTTTGCTAGAGAAATCATTCCTGAGAATCCACGATTAGACTCCGACTCGATTCAAGCAACGGCTGCGTTGATTCAAAATTTCTCACTATTAGCTTATGAAGTCGGTTTAGTTGGTTTTTGGGTGTCCAGTAAATTTGTGATGGATCAAGAATTAGCGAAACGTTTAGGTTTTCCAGAGAATTATGAACTCATTGCAAACTATCGATTAGGGTACCCTGATCCAGAAGTGAAAAAAAATAAAGCCAAACGAACAGATGTTAAAACGTGGGCAACGCCTTTGTTATAA
- the rsmG gene encoding 16S rRNA (guanine(527)-N(7))-methyltransferase RsmG, with translation MLPEEFQQELRTQGITLNQTQLEQFERYYELLVEWNEKMNLTAITEKKEVYLKHFYDSITLALSVPLNEQASLCDVGSGAGFPSIPLKIVFPELKITIVDSLNKRITFLQTLVNELGLNGVSLFHDRAETFGQNPAHRAAYDYVTARAVARLNVLTELCLPLVKKDGFFFALKAAKSEEELTEAKPAIAILGGKFIEDKEIHLPVTHDERHTLIIEKKKETPKKYPRKPGLPNKQPIK, from the coding sequence ATGTTACCTGAAGAATTTCAACAAGAATTACGTACGCAAGGTATTACGTTGAACCAAACACAACTGGAACAATTTGAGCGCTACTATGAACTATTGGTTGAGTGGAACGAAAAGATGAATTTGACTGCGATTACCGAGAAAAAAGAAGTGTATTTGAAACATTTTTATGATTCAATTACTTTGGCGTTATCAGTGCCATTGAATGAACAAGCTTCTTTATGTGACGTTGGTTCAGGTGCGGGCTTTCCAAGTATTCCTTTGAAAATTGTTTTTCCAGAATTGAAAATTACAATTGTTGATTCATTAAATAAACGAATTACTTTTCTACAAACGTTAGTCAATGAACTAGGTTTAAATGGTGTGTCTTTATTTCATGACCGTGCTGAAACATTTGGACAAAACCCAGCGCATCGTGCGGCATATGATTATGTCACCGCCCGTGCCGTGGCCCGTTTGAATGTATTGACGGAGTTATGTTTGCCATTGGTGAAAAAAGATGGCTTTTTCTTTGCGCTGAAAGCAGCCAAAAGCGAAGAAGAATTAACAGAGGCAAAACCGGCAATTGCAATTTTAGGCGGAAAATTTATTGAAGACAAAGAAATTCATTTGCCTGTAACCCATGATGAACGCCATACGTTGATTATTGAAAAGAAAAAAGAAACACCAAAAAAATATCCTAGAAAACCAGGATTACCAAACAAGCAGCCAATTAAGTAG
- a CDS encoding ParB/RepB/Spo0J family partition protein, with product MKNKGKSLGKGIDALFQELEEVDVKKDEVLELSLNELRPNPYQPRKTFDEVSLQELANSIEQSGVFQPIIVRKSAVKGYEIIAGERRFRASKLAQRETIPAIIRDFDEEAMMQVAVLENLQREDLNPLEEAEAYDMLMKNLKLTQAEVAERLGKSRPYIANYLRLLSLPQLVKEMMQDERLSMGQARTLLGLKNKEQILKLANRCVKENLTVRQLEQLVSTMNESKDKKKVPRIVKEKPYYLRESEDRLMDKFGTSVEIQEKEGKGKIEIEYLSQSDLTRILDILDIHFDEA from the coding sequence GTGAAAAATAAAGGGAAAAGTTTAGGTAAAGGCATTGACGCTTTGTTTCAAGAACTTGAAGAAGTGGATGTAAAAAAAGATGAAGTCTTAGAACTTTCTTTGAATGAACTACGCCCGAATCCCTATCAACCACGCAAAACGTTTGACGAAGTTTCTTTGCAAGAATTAGCGAACTCGATTGAACAATCGGGTGTATTTCAACCAATTATTGTACGCAAATCAGCAGTAAAAGGTTATGAAATTATCGCTGGTGAACGTCGCTTTCGAGCTTCAAAATTAGCACAAAGAGAAACCATTCCTGCAATCATTCGTGATTTTGATGAAGAAGCAATGATGCAAGTAGCGGTTTTGGAAAATTTACAACGAGAAGATTTGAATCCGTTGGAAGAAGCCGAAGCCTATGATATGCTAATGAAGAATTTGAAGCTGACGCAAGCCGAAGTGGCTGAACGATTAGGGAAAAGTCGTCCGTATATCGCCAATTATTTACGCTTATTATCATTGCCGCAACTCGTCAAAGAAATGATGCAAGATGAGCGTTTGTCAATGGGACAAGCACGGACATTATTAGGCTTAAAAAACAAAGAACAAATTTTAAAATTAGCCAATCGTTGTGTCAAAGAAAATTTAACTGTTCGTCAATTAGAACAACTTGTTTCAACGATGAATGAATCCAAAGATAAGAAAAAAGTTCCTCGTATCGTCAAAGAAAAACCGTATTACCTTCGTGAAAGTGAAGACCGTTTGATGGATAAATTTGGGACAAGCGTTGAGATTCAAGAAAAAGAAGGCAAAGGTAAGATTGAAATCGAATATTTGTCTCAAAGTGATTTGACACGAATTTTAGATATTTTAGACATTCATTTTGATGAAGCATAA
- a CDS encoding ParA family protein — protein sequence MARIISVANQKGGVGKTTTTVNLGACLAYVGKKVLLVDIDAQGNATSGVGIKKADVLTDIYDVIVNDAPIRDTILASSRENLDIVPATLQLAGAEIELATKMARETRLKSALQEVTAQYDYILIDCPPSLGSLTINAFTASDSILIPVQCEYYALEGLSQLLNTVRLVQKHFNPELEIEGVLLTMFDARTNLSSEVVEDVRRYFQEKVYQTVIPRNIRLSEAPSYGLSIVDYDLRSKGAEVYQALAKEVLAREK from the coding sequence ATGGCACGAATTATCTCTGTTGCAAACCAAAAAGGTGGCGTTGGTAAAACCACCACGACGGTCAACTTAGGAGCATGTTTAGCCTATGTTGGCAAAAAAGTTTTACTAGTAGACATTGATGCACAAGGCAATGCGACAAGTGGTGTCGGAATTAAAAAAGCAGACGTATTGACAGATATTTATGATGTGATTGTCAATGATGCACCGATTCGTGACACAATTTTAGCTAGTTCAAGAGAAAATTTAGATATCGTTCCTGCCACTCTTCAATTAGCGGGTGCTGAAATTGAATTAGCGACGAAAATGGCTCGCGAAACACGCCTGAAATCCGCTTTACAAGAAGTAACTGCACAATACGATTATATTTTAATTGATTGTCCCCCATCATTAGGTTCACTGACAATTAACGCGTTTACTGCGAGTGATTCTATTTTGATTCCGGTACAGTGTGAATATTATGCGTTAGAAGGATTAAGTCAATTGTTGAATACCGTTCGCTTGGTTCAAAAGCACTTTAATCCAGAATTAGAAATTGAAGGTGTCTTATTAACGATGTTTGATGCACGAACGAATTTGAGTAGCGAAGTCGTTGAAGATGTTCGTCGTTATTTCCAAGAGAAAGTATATCAAACGGTGATCCCTCGAAATATTCGCTTGTCTGAAGCACCAAGTTATGGTTTATCGATTGTTGATTATGACTTACGTTCAAAAGGTGCAGAAGTGTATCAGGCATTAGCAAAGGAAGTGTTAGCTCGTGAAAAATAA
- a CDS encoding DUF951 domain-containing protein — protein sequence MYDLGDKVEMKKPHACQTNRWEIIRMGADIKIKCEKCGHIVMLPRREFEKKMKKILEKKEKE from the coding sequence ATGTATGACTTAGGCGATAAAGTAGAAATGAAAAAACCACATGCATGTCAAACGAACCGTTGGGAAATTATCCGTATGGGCGCTGACATCAAAATAAAATGCGAAAAATGCGGACATATTGTAATGTTACCGCGTCGCGAATTCGAAAAGAAAATGAAAAAAATTCTAGAAAAAAAAGAGAAAGAGTGA
- a CDS encoding DUF6612 family protein, translated as MKKRKLVWASIALCAIALSACNNKEQVTTNETVATSEKQQAGNLSKEEVLQKASEASQNIKSAEMTMDIKMDMKMNEQENKVDTTTVVQYTLDPFVMKTETSFPVDGQAQIMTSYMDKEAMYFQVPGSETWQKQPLDTAGVDVDSLIDTYSSSEIFDSFEEYQDKVEMTEAGDNYVLSFAGSGEEWKDLAEKVLASGNTGAEADMSSMMEQMKINDFSYESIISKETFLPVSFTSTMDYEVESDGYKIAAKMDQTGTFDKINQVEPIELPNVAE; from the coding sequence ATGAAAAAAAGAAAGTTAGTGTGGGCGTCGATTGCTTTATGCGCAATTGCTTTATCTGCGTGTAATAACAAGGAACAAGTAACAACAAACGAAACAGTCGCGACCTCTGAAAAACAACAAGCAGGGAATTTGTCTAAGGAAGAAGTCTTGCAAAAAGCTTCGGAAGCCTCACAAAATATTAAGAGCGCTGAAATGACAATGGATATCAAGATGGATATGAAGATGAACGAGCAAGAAAACAAAGTGGATACCACAACAGTCGTTCAATATACATTAGATCCTTTTGTAATGAAAACTGAAACAAGTTTTCCAGTAGATGGTCAAGCACAAATTATGACCAGTTATATGGACAAAGAAGCGATGTACTTCCAAGTACCTGGTTCAGAAACATGGCAAAAACAACCACTAGATACAGCGGGAGTGGATGTAGACAGTTTAATCGACACGTATTCTTCTTCAGAAATTTTTGATTCCTTTGAAGAATACCAAGATAAAGTGGAGATGACAGAAGCTGGCGATAATTACGTTCTTTCGTTTGCGGGTAGTGGAGAAGAATGGAAAGACTTAGCTGAGAAAGTTTTAGCTTCTGGAAATACTGGTGCGGAAGCAGATATGTCAAGCATGATGGAACAAATGAAAATCAATGATTTTTCTTATGAGTCAATCATTAGTAAAGAAACATTCTTACCTGTATCCTTTACGTCTACTATGGATTATGAAGTAGAATCAGATGGCTATAAAATTGCTGCTAAAATGGATCAAACAGGTACCTTTGATAAAATTAATCAAGTAGAACCGATTGAGTTACCAAATGTTGCTGAATAA
- a CDS encoding DUF1129 domain-containing protein, which produces MEPETLRGYVSENRELEKQLTKRNQQYIFDLKKSLEAANLSEEEKAIALHEILPILVKEQKGGRTARQLFGTVSERTEAILNKPEEVKETKPVMMWLDNTLLILGIFGIMMGIMGLFARDSAQVYGIITFISMAMVGGWVFYIMYKYMYQYERPGADKSQRPKMWKIMLILMGSFFLWIATIAVTSLLPTSINIVLDPIILAVIGAVAIGLRYYLKKKYNIVGSLSVPRK; this is translated from the coding sequence ATGGAACCAGAAACTCTGCGAGGATATGTTTCAGAAAATCGTGAATTAGAAAAACAATTAACAAAAAGAAACCAACAGTATATATTTGATTTAAAAAAATCATTAGAAGCAGCGAATTTATCGGAAGAAGAAAAAGCCATTGCTTTACACGAAATATTACCTATTTTAGTCAAAGAACAAAAAGGCGGACGTACTGCGCGCCAATTGTTTGGTACGGTTTCTGAACGAACAGAAGCAATCTTAAATAAACCAGAAGAAGTCAAAGAAACAAAACCTGTTATGATGTGGTTAGATAATACGTTATTAATCTTAGGTATTTTCGGTATCATGATGGGCATTATGGGTCTCTTTGCTCGTGATAGTGCACAAGTGTATGGAATTATCACGTTCATTTCAATGGCGATGGTCGGTGGTTGGGTCTTTTATATTATGTACAAATACATGTATCAATATGAACGTCCAGGCGCAGACAAATCACAACGTCCGAAAATGTGGAAGATTATGTTAATCTTAATGGGCTCATTCTTCTTATGGATTGCAACAATTGCAGTAACATCATTACTGCCAACATCTATCAATATCGTACTTGATCCAATTATTTTAGCTGTCATCGGTGCAGTAGCGATTGGATTACGTTACTACTTGAAGAAAAAATACAATATCGTGGGAAGTTTGTCTGTACCACGAAAATAA